Genomic DNA from Chitinivibrionales bacterium:
GGCACCGACGAGGCGGCGGTGACTTCTGCGACAACCGGCTCGGCCTCCTTTAAAGGATCGCTTGCGGCCCCGTCATACACGGCATCCCTGACCCTCAACGCCACCTACTACTGGCGGGTGGACGAGGTGTTCCCGGGCAGCGTGCGGGTCACGGGCGATGTATTGTCATTTGTCTATTGCAATCCGGCCGACCTTTTCCGCTCATGGGGAACCGAGGCGCTCAACGAACTCAATTCGGGTTTCAAGCGGGCGGACAATCTGTATGCCGGGAGCGTCAAGAGCGGGGTGCAGGGCGACGTGGCGTTCGTGTGGGGGCAGGCCGTGACCTGGATGGCGCTCAACGCAACCGCTTCCTGGGACGACACGTCCTACCGCCAGTCCACCTGGAAAACGTTCTGGCCCGCGTTCAAAAACCGGTACCGGTATTTTTACAACAACCTCTGGGCGTACAATGCCTACTCGAACCAGACCGGCACCGCCGACCGTTACCTTGACGACAACGGGCACATCATCGTCGCGCTCATGGAACTGTATAATTTGACAAAGGACACCGCGCTGGTCAACGAGGCGGAGACGGTCATGCAGTTCGAGATGCATTACGAGAACAACGCGCCGGGTTTCGGCGGCATGCCGTGGCACGAGAACATGCCGGGGGCGAGCCAGAACCAGACACTCAACGGCGTGGCGAGCACGCTCGCCACGCAGGCCGCGCTCATGGTGTATCAGGTCACCAAGAAACAGGTCTACCTCGATTTCGCGCGCGGCGTGTACGATTACCTTCATGCCCACGGCATGGTGCGTCCCGACGGCATTGTCTATGAAAGTATGGCGCCCGATTTCACCATTAACAAAGGGTTTCTCTCCTATGTCACCGACTACTTTCTCGAATCAGACCTGATATTCTTCCGCGTTTACAACGATTCATCGTACCTGGACATGGCGCGCAAAAGGGCCGACGCGATTTACACCGAAAGAATCGACAAGGCAACGGGAGCGCTGGGCGAAACAGGACAGTGGGGCGGATACTCGCATGTCCGCGCATTGCACAGCCTGTATTCAATTGATCCCGATCCAAAATGGCGGAACCACCTGTTCGGCATCCTCAACTATCTGCACGGCCACACGCGCGACAACGGTTGGTACGGCGAGCGCTGGGACATGACGTATGCCGGGCTGGACACGGCGCAACTGGACATTCTGTGGCAGGCCGCGCCGGTCATCGGTTACATGCACGGCGCCGATTCCGCATTATGGAGCAGGCAGGAAAATTTTACGGAGGTGCAAAATCATCCTTCGATACACTATTCATCGGTAAAAAAAAGCGGAGGGCCAATATATCTTTACAATATTCTTGGAAGAAAAGTTGGCGAAGCCCAATCGGTGAGAGACATGTTGTTCAATCGGACCCTCGGCCGCGGGATTTACATCATGCGGCAAAAAAATATGCCGGTTGCGAAAACGGAAGTGATTTTTCGTTAAGGGAATTGCAGCATGTCACTTAATAAATTCATTGCAGCACTTGCATCGGCGGCCATGGCTTTGTCGGGCATAATACACTCCGATGCCGCCACCATCACCTGGGCGGGCCACACCTGGAACGTGACCACGGGCGGCATGGCCGGCGGCAACACGGGCTCGGCGGGCAACGTCGCGGTCGACACAAACAACTGGCTGCACCTGAAAATCTCGCAGTCGGCCGGCGCATGGACCTGCGCGGAGTTGTTTTCAGCCGACAACATGGGGTTCGGCGCCTATCGCTGGCAGGTGGAAGGGCCTGTTGACAAAATGGACAAAAACGTCGTTCTGGGCCTGTTCCCCTACGGTCCGCAAGGCGGCGTCGGGGCCGACGGCACCAACGAGATCGATATCGAGTACGCGCGCTGGGGAAACGCGGCCTGGCCAAACGGCGATTATACCGTATATCCGAATTCCGGCACGACCGTGGGCGAAACCACGTTCAATTTTTCATTGAACGGCACCTACACCACTTCGTCGTTCGTATGGACAAGCTCGGGCATCGCGTTTGCAAGCCAGGAAGGCCTGAGGGCCGCCGGAGACACCGCCGGAACAATCAAACGCTGGACCTATGCGCCGGCAACCCCTTCGGTCAACATTCCCCAGCGGGCAATGCCCCTCGGCATGAACCTGTGGCTCTGCTCCGGATGCGGCGGCTCGCCGAGCAACGGGCAGCCCGTCGAGATAATCGTCCGCAGTTTTGAATTCATCCCGGCCGGTACTTTGTCAAGTGTCGCGCAGCAGAAAAAGCCTGAAGTCGGAAGGCATGTCGGAATAGCAAGATGCGGCGGCAGGCTTTTCTTCAGATTTGACAAGGCATTTGAACGGGACGTTTCAATGCGGATTGTTGACATGCGCGGGCGCGTTGTCTGCGGTATTTATATTCCGGCAAATGCGCAAATGGCAAGGCTGCCTGAATTGATCCCGGGAATTTATGCAATAGAGCTTGGACAAGGCATGTTGACGCGTAAGACATTTATAATTTATTGATGATGCGAAAGCTCGAAGAACTTATTGGAAGTTGACGGGCAGTGTGGAATATACAATGCCAAAAAGATGGAAAATATAATATCTTATTGTTCATGTCGAAACGACGTCGTTAGTATTAACTAATTGATAATGAAAGATATATCACCAACAAGCCAAGCCAATTACGCTAATATGCTGTGGAAAAATAAGTTCCACATTTTATTATTTTCATATTGTTTCCCGCCGCTGCATTTTTTATTTATATCCTATCAATAAAATGCTTGTGTTCCGTCCTTAATTCTTCAAAGCAGCGCGTCCCATGAAATCCCTTTTTGAATATCTCGAGTACCGTGAGTATCTCAAGGACCACTACGAGTTCAACAAGCAGCGATACCCGTTTTTCTCCTATCGCTACATTGCCGGCAAGACGGGCCTTGACGCCAGCTTTTACGTGAAGGTGCTGCAGAAACAGCTGCACATCTCGGACAAGGCCGTTGTGGCGCTTGCTGCGTTCCTCAAGCTTAACAAAAAGGAAACCGAATATTTCAGGCTCCTTGTCCGGTTCAACCGGGTGAAGCAGCAGGACAAGAGCAAACAGTATTTCGAAAAGCTCATAGAGCTGCGCGAACCGAGGATCAACACCCTTGACAGCGCGAAATACGAGTTCTTTAACAAATGGTACTATATTGCGATCAGGGAACTTCTCAACTGTTACCGCTTTTCGGGCGATTACAGGGAGCTGGCCGCGAAACTCAACCCGCCGATAAGCGTGCCCGACGCCAAACGCGCCGTGGAGCTGCTCGAACGGCTCTCGCTCATAAAAAAAGGCAGCGACGGCGTGTACCGCCTCGCCGACCAGTTCGTGACCACTGGCGAATCGTGGAACTCCATCGCCATCGAGAATTTCCAGAAACAGGCGATCGCGCTCGCGGGCGAGTCCATCGCGAGGATCCCCAAGGCCCTTCGCGAAACCTCGACCGTCACCGTGAGCATTTCACGGAAGGGCTTCGAGGCCATGAAGGAGCGTCTCAAGGAGGTACGCAAGGAGCTGCTCGAGATTGCCCGGCTCGATGAAAACCCGGACGGCGTGTATCATGTCAATTTCCAGGTTTTTCCGCTTACCGCGCGGGGCAGGGGAGAAGAATCTCCATGAGGAAGCTCCTGCGCCCCTTGCTTGCCGGATGCGCGGCGCTGCTGATCGCGTCGTGCTCCTCAATGACGCCGGTTGCGGACGGCTCGGGCACCGAAACGACCACGGGATACACCGCGCTTGCGGTGTATGCCGACGGATCGCGCGCGGTCGGCGCGGCGGTGCACCTGCGGCCCGCGGATTATTTCAAGCCCGTCGATACGTCGGACAAGTGCGCGCGCTGCCTTGACACGGTCACGGACAATACGGGAAGGCTCAAATTGGCCGCCATCGATTCGGGGAATTATGTCATAGAGATAAACGACAACGAAGG
This window encodes:
- a CDS encoding LamG-like jellyroll fold domain-containing protein is translated as MKGRIVSSLSFKNHISLHSGLFSFTISQLNAFLLVVCISVVPLWAAKIHQWLLDDAAGTVVVDTIGNSNGVASGGPLFGQPGPNAAALPRAMYFDGVDDGVSVSGLPGFNTFTVSFWMKPGASGGCPVARSNFNNPWSLQLASNSNAAYATLTCWINDFTTQTQHFSQSVPLDQWVQVAFVLNKSKDSLWLYVNGAPAGKDGGLANYGDNGSQPLFFGRRADGAYYQGWLAGVSLWDSALTGEQVMSVYVNESGRVSGQYPENLSFLSPGNPRLSWLASPGAISHDLYLGTDEAAVTSATTGSASFKGSLAAPSYTASLTLNATYYWRVDEVFPGSVRVTGDVLSFVYCNPADLFRSWGTEALNELNSGFKRADNLYAGSVKSGVQGDVAFVWGQAVTWMALNATASWDDTSYRQSTWKTFWPAFKNRYRYFYNNLWAYNAYSNQTGTADRYLDDNGHIIVALMELYNLTKDTALVNEAETVMQFEMHYENNAPGFGGMPWHENMPGASQNQTLNGVASTLATQAALMVYQVTKKQVYLDFARGVYDYLHAHGMVRPDGIVYESMAPDFTINKGFLSYVTDYFLESDLIFFRVYNDSSYLDMARKRADAIYTERIDKATGALGETGQWGGYSHVRALHSLYSIDPDPKWRNHLFGILNYLHGHTRDNGWYGERWDMTYAGLDTAQLDILWQAAPVIGYMHGADSALWSRQENFTEVQNHPSIHYSSVKKSGGPIYLYNILGRKVGEAQSVRDMLFNRTLGRGIYIMRQKNMPVAKTEVIFR
- a CDS encoding glycoside hydrolase family 16 protein, whose translation is MSLNKFIAALASAAMALSGIIHSDAATITWAGHTWNVTTGGMAGGNTGSAGNVAVDTNNWLHLKISQSAGAWTCAELFSADNMGFGAYRWQVEGPVDKMDKNVVLGLFPYGPQGGVGADGTNEIDIEYARWGNAAWPNGDYTVYPNSGTTVGETTFNFSLNGTYTTSSFVWTSSGIAFASQEGLRAAGDTAGTIKRWTYAPATPSVNIPQRAMPLGMNLWLCSGCGGSPSNGQPVEIIVRSFEFIPAGTLSSVAQQKKPEVGRHVGIARCGGRLFFRFDKAFERDVSMRIVDMRGRVVCGIYIPANAQMARLPELIPGIYAIELGQGMLTRKTFIIY
- a CDS encoding TIGR02147 family protein, with amino-acid sequence MKSLFEYLEYREYLKDHYEFNKQRYPFFSYRYIAGKTGLDASFYVKVLQKQLHISDKAVVALAAFLKLNKKETEYFRLLVRFNRVKQQDKSKQYFEKLIELREPRINTLDSAKYEFFNKWYYIAIRELLNCYRFSGDYRELAAKLNPPISVPDAKRAVELLERLSLIKKGSDGVYRLADQFVTTGESWNSIAIENFQKQAIALAGESIARIPKALRETSTVTVSISRKGFEAMKERLKEVRKELLEIARLDENPDGVYHVNFQVFPLTARGRGEESP